One genomic segment of Pseudomonadota bacterium includes these proteins:
- the cphA gene encoding cyanophycin synthetase has translation MQILNRWVYVGPSQYAHFPVIRLELDLGELEAWPTSRLGLEFIDGLAAALPGLAQHGCSYRVPGGFLRRMREDEGTWVGHVLEHVAIELQNVAGEAVTFGKTRGAGKPGVYTVVYEYAQRDEGVAAGELGVRLLCSLLPDSLKPKGSVPEGWNWPEARDDFIRFAQRRALGPSTASLVKAAEARGIPWLRLNNQSLVQLGHGKYQQRIQATVSGRTPHIAVELASDKEETNKILASLGLPVPQQELVQTEGQAVRAAGRIGFPVVTKPYNGNHGRGISIRLTTDEEVTLGFNVAKEHSRSVIVETFLEGDDHRLLVVNGELVAATRRTPGHVTGDGEHTVAQLIDIVNQDPRRGVGHEKVLTRLELDAQAEKMLARVELTAQSVPASGQVVYLRSTANLSTGGTATDVTDIIHPDNRDMAVRAIKAIGLDIGGVDFLSKDIAESYRAIGGGICEVNAAPGFRMHVAPSEGTPRDVAAPVIDMLFPPGAPARVPIAAVTGTNGKTTTARMLAHVTKMAGYTPGLTTTDGVYIDGQRTVQGDMTGPVSAQMVLADPQIDIAVLETARGGLLRAGMGVQEVNVGAVLNIASDHLGLQGIDTLEQLAEIKRVVIEVATDCAVLNADDPLVLKMSGHTEAKSICYVTMNPQHGLVREHIRAGGRACALEAGVNGQMITLYDKGSHIPLLWTHLIPATLEGRAVHNVQNAMFAAAMAFSFGIKLDAIRQGLRTFDTTFFQAPGRMNVFNEHPFKVLLDYGHNAHAVGTMAELAQRLDVTGRRIVVLAGPGDRRDEDLHAIAKAVAGRFDRYICRRDDNLRKRASDEVPKIMAGALLAAGVAQDAVSIIPDEQEAIDSALKMAQPGDLLLVFADALTRSWKQITKFRPAGAPEVPVRVAASPPPILAASPVEAAPFSSLEGLLRDERGIRVAPEVDD, from the coding sequence GTCTGGAGCTGGACCTGGGTGAACTCGAAGCGTGGCCAACGTCCCGGCTCGGGCTCGAATTCATAGACGGGCTCGCGGCGGCCTTGCCAGGGCTGGCCCAGCACGGTTGCTCATATCGAGTGCCCGGCGGTTTCCTCCGGCGCATGCGCGAAGATGAAGGCACCTGGGTCGGCCACGTGCTCGAGCACGTGGCGATCGAGCTGCAGAACGTCGCCGGTGAAGCGGTCACGTTCGGCAAGACCCGCGGCGCCGGCAAGCCTGGTGTCTACACCGTCGTTTACGAATACGCGCAACGCGACGAAGGCGTTGCCGCGGGCGAGCTCGGTGTACGGCTGTTGTGCTCGTTGCTGCCGGATTCGCTCAAGCCCAAGGGCTCGGTTCCCGAGGGCTGGAACTGGCCGGAGGCGCGTGATGACTTCATCCGCTTTGCGCAGCGTCGCGCACTGGGGCCGTCGACCGCGTCGCTGGTGAAGGCCGCGGAAGCACGCGGCATTCCGTGGCTGCGGCTCAACAATCAGTCGCTGGTACAGCTCGGCCACGGCAAGTATCAGCAACGCATACAGGCCACCGTCTCGGGCCGTACGCCACACATTGCCGTGGAGCTCGCGAGCGACAAGGAAGAGACCAACAAGATTCTCGCCTCGCTCGGGTTGCCGGTGCCGCAGCAGGAACTCGTGCAGACCGAGGGCCAGGCAGTGCGCGCCGCCGGGCGCATCGGCTTTCCGGTGGTGACCAAGCCCTACAACGGCAACCACGGGCGCGGCATCTCGATCCGCCTGACTACGGACGAAGAAGTGACGCTTGGCTTCAACGTCGCGAAAGAGCATTCACGATCGGTGATCGTGGAGACTTTCCTCGAAGGTGACGATCACCGGCTGCTGGTCGTCAACGGCGAGCTGGTGGCCGCGACGCGTCGCACGCCTGGGCATGTGACCGGCGACGGCGAACATACCGTCGCACAGCTCATCGACATCGTGAATCAGGATCCGCGCCGCGGCGTCGGCCACGAAAAAGTGTTGACGCGCCTCGAGCTCGATGCCCAGGCCGAGAAGATGTTGGCGCGGGTCGAACTCACGGCGCAGTCGGTACCGGCTTCCGGACAGGTGGTGTATCTGCGGTCGACGGCGAATCTATCTACCGGCGGCACGGCCACCGACGTGACCGACATCATCCATCCCGACAATCGCGACATGGCGGTGCGTGCGATCAAGGCCATCGGGCTCGATATCGGCGGCGTCGACTTCCTGTCGAAAGACATTGCCGAGAGTTACCGCGCCATCGGCGGCGGCATCTGCGAAGTCAACGCCGCACCCGGGTTCCGCATGCACGTGGCGCCGAGTGAAGGAACACCGCGCGATGTCGCCGCGCCGGTGATCGACATGTTGTTCCCGCCCGGCGCGCCGGCGCGCGTGCCGATCGCGGCGGTCACCGGCACCAACGGCAAAACCACCACGGCGCGCATGCTGGCGCACGTGACCAAGATGGCGGGCTACACGCCCGGCCTCACTACCACCGACGGTGTCTACATCGACGGGCAACGCACGGTGCAGGGAGACATGACGGGGCCAGTGTCCGCGCAGATGGTGCTCGCGGATCCGCAGATCGACATCGCGGTGCTGGAAACGGCGCGCGGCGGGCTGCTGCGGGCGGGCATGGGCGTGCAGGAAGTCAACGTCGGTGCGGTGCTGAACATCGCGTCGGATCACCTGGGTCTGCAGGGCATCGACACTCTCGAGCAGCTCGCCGAGATCAAGCGCGTCGTGATCGAAGTGGCGACCGACTGCGCCGTGCTCAATGCGGACGATCCGCTGGTATTGAAGATGTCCGGTCACACCGAAGCGAAGAGCATCTGCTACGTGACGATGAATCCGCAGCACGGCCTGGTGCGCGAACACATTCGCGCCGGCGGACGCGCGTGCGCGCTCGAGGCGGGCGTCAACGGGCAGATGATCACGCTCTACGACAAGGGCAGTCACATTCCGCTGTTGTGGACTCACCTGATACCCGCGACGCTCGAAGGCCGCGCGGTGCACAACGTGCAGAACGCCATGTTTGCCGCCGCGATGGCGTTCTCGTTCGGCATCAAACTAGACGCGATTCGCCAGGGCCTGCGCACATTCGACACGACTTTCTTCCAGGCGCCGGGCCGCATGAACGTGTTCAACGAACATCCGTTCAAGGTGCTGCTCGACTACGGTCACAACGCGCACGCGGTGGGAACCATGGCGGAGCTGGCGCAGCGGCTCGATGTCACCGGCCGGCGCATCGTGGTGCTGGCCGGTCCCGGCGACCGTCGCGACGAAGACTTGCACGCGATCGCAAAGGCGGTGGCCGGACGGTTCGATCGTTACATCTGTCGCCGCGACGACAATCTTCGCAAGCGCGCGAGCGATGAGGTGCCGAAGATCATGGCGGGCGCGCTGCTGGCGGCGGGCGTGGCCCAGGATGCCGTGTCGATCATTCCGGACGAACAGGAAGCGATCGACTCGGCGCTCAAGATGGCGCAACCCGGGGACCTGCTGCTGGTATTCGCCGACGCACTCACGCGCTCGTGGAAGCAGATCACGAAGTTTCGTCCCGCGGGCGCTCCCGAGGTGCCGGTCCGCGTCGCGGCCTCGCCTCCTCCGATTCTCGCCGCGTCGCCTGTAGAAGCAGCTCCGTTCTCGAGTCTCGAAGGGCTGTTGCGCGACGAACGTGGCATCCGCGTCGCGCCGGAAGTCGACGACTGA
- a CDS encoding Mur ligase family protein, which translates to MSVDLPFEDSRRLTGSNLFFDSPGAVLETLGVAVDDALLAGWRSRVERARSWLQWPGRAPKVLTTPDTRASPLRPRAAERARSIAVRRHAAGTALALAAPVDQLFTATEINEWAFCAALFEADPGRWNQLEGALIAAARAAAASAGESAEPGTRPPMPVTFAVALPALDEPAAFSRFMTLSKIESAPRLRNLVAAADERGLLHILDDDYLTLGSGAGGRTWPVDALPEVSEVAWAGLHDVPAAIVTGSNGKTTTVRLLAACIRAHGWRDGYNCTDGLFIEGEPIESGDYSGPVGTRTVMRDPRVQAAILETARGGILRRGLAAERAPVAVITNISSDHFGEYGVHDLAGLADVKLVVASVVDDDGLLVLNADDPILLTRAEELDCPIGWFSRDYHHPTLRAHRARRGATSGVRDGRLIVSRNMAEQDLGAIAAMPLTVGGSAEYNVSNIAGAALAALELGVPSATVAAVLARFGADPADNPGRLMRYDYRGAQVLIDYAHNPEGLSGLLSVAARLPRTGRLAVLLGQAGNREDADIERLAAMAARFQPDFVVIKEIEAFLRGRAPGETPALIRAALLQAGVADAALEMCSSEIGAVRRMLEWAQAGDVLVMPVHERLVRAEAIALVAQTHAAGD; encoded by the coding sequence GTGTCAGTCGACCTGCCTTTCGAGGACTCGCGGCGCCTGACGGGCAGTAACCTGTTCTTCGATTCGCCCGGAGCCGTGCTCGAGACATTGGGTGTAGCCGTCGACGACGCGCTGCTGGCAGGCTGGCGCAGCCGCGTTGAGCGTGCCCGGTCGTGGTTGCAATGGCCCGGGCGTGCACCGAAAGTTCTAACTACACCGGACACGCGCGCATCACCGCTGCGCCCGCGAGCTGCGGAACGCGCGAGATCGATCGCGGTCCGGCGGCACGCGGCCGGCACTGCCTTGGCGCTCGCGGCGCCCGTGGACCAGCTTTTTACCGCGACTGAAATCAACGAATGGGCTTTCTGTGCAGCGCTCTTCGAGGCCGATCCCGGGCGGTGGAACCAGCTCGAAGGCGCTCTCATCGCGGCCGCGCGGGCCGCGGCCGCAAGCGCCGGCGAATCTGCCGAACCTGGAACACGACCGCCGATGCCAGTGACGTTCGCTGTCGCGTTGCCCGCGCTGGACGAGCCGGCGGCGTTCAGTCGTTTCATGACGCTGTCGAAGATCGAGTCCGCGCCGCGACTGCGCAATCTCGTGGCCGCAGCCGATGAGCGCGGTCTGCTGCATATCCTGGATGACGACTACCTCACCCTGGGATCCGGTGCCGGCGGCCGAACGTGGCCAGTCGATGCGCTGCCGGAAGTGAGCGAAGTGGCGTGGGCGGGTCTGCACGATGTGCCGGCGGCCATTGTCACGGGCTCCAACGGCAAGACGACGACCGTGAGGTTGTTAGCCGCCTGCATCCGCGCGCACGGCTGGCGCGACGGGTACAACTGCACGGATGGACTGTTCATTGAGGGCGAACCAATCGAGAGCGGAGATTACTCCGGCCCCGTGGGAACGCGCACGGTAATGCGCGATCCGCGCGTACAAGCTGCCATCCTCGAAACCGCGCGCGGCGGCATTCTGCGACGCGGGCTTGCAGCGGAGCGCGCGCCGGTCGCGGTCATCACGAACATCAGTTCCGACCACTTCGGCGAGTACGGCGTCCACGATCTGGCGGGCCTCGCCGACGTCAAACTGGTCGTGGCAAGCGTGGTCGACGACGACGGACTGCTCGTGCTCAATGCCGACGATCCCATCTTGCTGACCCGCGCCGAGGAGCTCGATTGTCCGATCGGGTGGTTCTCGCGCGACTATCACCACCCGACCCTGCGCGCACACCGCGCGCGCAGAGGCGCGACCAGCGGCGTCCGCGACGGCCGGCTCATCGTCAGCAGAAACATGGCTGAACAGGATCTGGGTGCGATCGCCGCGATGCCACTGACGGTCGGGGGCAGCGCTGAATACAACGTGTCCAACATTGCGGGCGCCGCGCTGGCGGCGTTGGAGCTCGGTGTGCCGTCCGCGACGGTCGCCGCGGTGCTGGCCCGATTCGGCGCTGATCCCGCAGACAATCCGGGCCGGCTCATGCGCTACGACTATCGAGGGGCGCAGGTGCTCATCGACTACGCGCACAACCCCGAGGGGTTGAGTGGCCTGCTGAGCGTTGCAGCCCGGCTGCCGCGAACCGGACGACTCGCGGTGTTGTTAGGCCAGGCCGGCAACCGTGAAGACGCCGACATCGAGCGACTCGCGGCGATGGCCGCGCGCTTCCAGCCCGATTTCGTCGTGATCAAGGAGATCGAGGCCTTCCTGCGCGGGCGCGCGCCCGGTGAAACTCCGGCGCTCATCAGGGCGGCGCTGCTGCAGGCTGGTGTGGCCGACGCGGCGTTGGAGATGTGTTCGAGCGAGATCGGCGCGGTCAGGCGCATGCTCGAGTGGGCGCAGGCAGGCGACGTGCTGGTGATGCCCGTGCACGAACGCCTGGTTCGTGCTGAAGCCATCGCGCTCGTCGCGCAAACGCACGCCGCTGGCGATTGA
- a CDS encoding metalloregulator ArsR/SmtB family transcription factor yields MVQYSPAHFNASFAALSDATRRGVLEQLGRADASITDLADKFHMTLTGMKKHVGVLEQAGLVTTEKVGRVRTCKLGACRLEEEAAWIERYHQLWAARFDELDRVVEELKRQEKVDGRKKRK; encoded by the coding sequence ATGGTTCAGTATAGCCCGGCTCACTTCAACGCCTCGTTCGCCGCACTTTCGGACGCCACGCGACGCGGCGTTCTGGAACAACTAGGCCGCGCGGACGCTTCCATCACGGACCTTGCCGACAAATTCCACATGACCCTCACGGGCATGAAGAAACATGTCGGCGTCCTGGAGCAGGCGGGGCTCGTCACCACGGAGAAGGTCGGGCGCGTGCGGACCTGCAAGCTCGGCGCGTGCCGGCTCGAGGAAGAAGCGGCATGGATCGAGAGATATCACCAGCTCTGGGCCGCCCGCTTCGACGAGCTGGACCGGGTAGTCGAGGAACTGAAACGGCAGGAGAAGGTAGATGGACGCAAAAAGCGAAAGTGA
- a CDS encoding SRPBCC family protein, translating into MDAKSESEPATMKNHTKVERKSDREMVVTRTFNGPARLVFEAWTTPKLFRQWWVPKSMGMSLLSCEMDVRVGGKYRLVFAHGDSQAAFFGTYKEVVPQSRLVWTNEESDEGSVTTVTFAEKDGKTLLVMSELYPSKEALDAAGTGATDAMGETFGQLDELLVTLGASAGKS; encoded by the coding sequence ATGGACGCAAAAAGCGAAAGTGAGCCCGCCACCATGAAGAACCACACGAAAGTGGAACGGAAGTCCGACCGTGAGATGGTCGTCACGCGAACCTTCAACGGCCCGGCGCGCCTCGTATTCGAGGCGTGGACCACACCCAAGCTGTTCAGGCAGTGGTGGGTGCCGAAGTCGATGGGAATGTCGCTGCTTTCCTGCGAAATGGATGTTCGTGTCGGGGGCAAATACCGTCTGGTGTTCGCACACGGGGACTCACAGGCGGCGTTTTTCGGCACCTACAAGGAAGTAGTGCCGCAATCGCGCCTGGTCTGGACCAACGAGGAAAGTGACGAGGGTTCCGTCACGACGGTGACCTTCGCGGAAAAAGACGGGAAGACGTTGCTGGTCATGAGCGAGCTTTATCCCTCGAAGGAAGCTCTCGACGCCGCCGGCACCGGCGCGACGGATGCGATGGGAGAAACGTTCGGGCAGCTGGACGAGCTGCTGGTTACTCTGGGCGCGAGCGCGGGAAAGTCGTGA
- a CDS encoding M81 family metallopeptidase, with protein sequence MSPRIAVGLLMQESNSFSPLATTVETFEQYFFRRGDEVFSAQFAPMRNEIHGFLSVLEEAGATPVPLIAAGAYAGGSLTRDAFESLVAELEGRLRSVLPVDGLLLALHGALMVEGSLIGGDAEIISRLRRILPPQVPIGITFDLHAHITAQMLQPNCFHIGYRNYPHTDIYETGQRAARLMLDVLAGKRRPVMALAKCPMVVSAACARTSDGALTSVVAAARQAESEGKVLHASLFPVQPWIDVPDLGFAALVCTDGDRAAADLVANDLAQRAWNLRAMFDPDLTTLEEAIRIGLTSDGLTVVSDSGDTPSGGAAADSAAVLRALLAAGADRGERLVYLTLCDAPAALGAHAAGVGARITLGLGHRHSTRDGTPVTITATVEHVSDGDYLMQDQPMQISMGKTAVLALGAIRILVRSLPSFEWDVAMYLSQGLELAAASLVFVKSPGGFRHSYGPWAARILVADTPGPTTANMKKIPFTRVTRPLYPLDDFTTFPRSRPE encoded by the coding sequence ATGAGTCCCCGGATCGCGGTGGGCCTGCTAATGCAGGAGTCCAACTCGTTCTCCCCGTTGGCGACGACGGTGGAAACCTTCGAGCAATATTTCTTCCGGCGCGGCGACGAGGTGTTTTCGGCGCAGTTCGCGCCCATGCGCAACGAAATCCACGGATTCCTGTCCGTGCTGGAAGAGGCGGGCGCAACGCCGGTGCCACTGATCGCCGCGGGAGCCTACGCCGGAGGATCGCTCACCCGGGATGCCTTCGAATCACTCGTTGCGGAGCTGGAAGGCAGGCTCCGATCGGTCCTGCCGGTGGACGGATTGCTGCTGGCGTTGCATGGCGCGCTGATGGTCGAAGGCAGCCTGATCGGTGGCGACGCCGAGATCATTTCGCGGCTGCGTCGAATTCTGCCGCCGCAGGTGCCCATCGGCATCACGTTCGATCTGCATGCACACATCACCGCGCAGATGCTGCAGCCGAATTGCTTCCACATCGGTTATCGGAACTATCCGCACACGGATATCTACGAAACGGGGCAACGCGCCGCGCGCCTCATGCTCGATGTGCTGGCTGGAAAACGCCGGCCGGTGATGGCGCTGGCGAAGTGCCCGATGGTCGTGAGTGCCGCGTGCGCCCGCACCAGCGATGGCGCGTTGACGAGTGTGGTTGCGGCCGCCCGCCAGGCGGAGAGCGAAGGCAAGGTTTTGCACGCGTCGCTTTTTCCCGTGCAGCCGTGGATCGACGTGCCGGACTTGGGCTTCGCAGCGCTGGTCTGCACGGACGGCGACCGGGCGGCGGCGGATCTCGTCGCCAACGATCTGGCGCAGCGGGCCTGGAACCTGCGGGCGATGTTCGATCCGGACCTGACTACTCTCGAGGAGGCGATCCGGATCGGCCTAACTTCCGACGGCCTGACAGTCGTCAGCGACTCCGGCGACACGCCGAGCGGCGGAGCTGCCGCGGACAGCGCCGCGGTGTTGCGCGCGCTGCTGGCGGCAGGCGCGGATCGCGGCGAACGTCTGGTATATCTGACTCTGTGCGATGCGCCCGCCGCACTGGGCGCTCACGCGGCCGGCGTGGGTGCCAGGATCACGCTCGGACTCGGGCACAGGCACTCCACGCGCGATGGCACACCGGTCACGATTACCGCGACCGTCGAACACGTGTCGGACGGTGACTATCTAATGCAGGACCAGCCCATGCAAATCAGCATGGGCAAAACCGCGGTGCTCGCGCTCGGCGCGATCCGGATTCTGGTGCGCAGCCTGCCGTCCTTCGAATGGGATGTGGCGATGTACCTGTCGCAGGGCCTGGAGCTGGCGGCCGCGAGCCTGGTGTTCGTGAAGTCGCCGGGCGGATTCCGTCATTCGTATGGTCCGTGGGCCGCGCGCATCCTCGTTGCCGATACGCCGGGGCCCACGACGGCCAACATGAAAAAGATTCCCTTCACCCGGGTCACGCGGCCGCTGTATCCGCTGGATGACTTCACGACTTTCCCGCGCTCGCGCCCAGAGTAA
- a CDS encoding ABC transporter ATP-binding protein, translating into MAGIRLEAISKTFGAQQVIETVSLTVAPHEFVTLLGPSGCGKSTLLNIVAGLERPSSGRVFIGDRDVTDLHVRERNIAMVFQSYALYPHMTVAQNLAFPLRVRGGYSRAEIDRRVRDVAETIELGQLLQRKPAELSGGQRQRVAIGRSIIRSPSVCLLDEPLSNIDAALRVKMRAELKLLFARLGTTILFVTHDQVEAMTLSDRIVVLQDGKVQQQGAPLEIYRHPANAFVARFIGSPQMNLFAGEIGPGPAVRAGSLVLPLSHVPGVRSPPATGAVQLGLRPEEIQLKPFQNSIAVPATVELVEHLGHGAIVHYALEHSQKLVGLESRDTSVGAGWRGNVHVNLEGIKLFDAQTGASLLDRA; encoded by the coding sequence ATGGCAGGCATCCGCCTCGAAGCAATCAGCAAGACATTCGGCGCGCAGCAGGTCATCGAGACCGTTTCGCTGACCGTCGCGCCGCATGAATTCGTCACGCTGCTGGGGCCGAGCGGATGCGGCAAGAGCACACTCCTTAATATAGTGGCGGGGCTCGAGCGGCCCTCCTCGGGCCGGGTGTTCATCGGCGATCGCGATGTCACGGACCTGCACGTGCGCGAGCGCAACATCGCCATGGTGTTCCAGAGTTATGCGTTGTATCCGCACATGACCGTGGCCCAGAACCTGGCATTTCCGCTGCGCGTGCGGGGCGGATATTCGCGCGCGGAAATCGACCGGCGCGTGCGGGACGTGGCGGAGACCATCGAGCTCGGACAGCTCCTGCAGCGCAAGCCCGCCGAGTTGTCCGGCGGGCAGCGGCAACGCGTTGCGATCGGGCGGTCGATCATCCGTTCGCCCTCGGTCTGCCTGCTGGACGAACCGCTCTCCAACATCGACGCGGCCTTGCGCGTGAAGATGCGCGCGGAGCTGAAGCTGCTGTTCGCAAGACTGGGCACTACCATCCTCTTCGTCACGCACGACCAGGTCGAAGCGATGACGCTCAGCGACCGCATCGTCGTATTGCAGGACGGCAAGGTCCAGCAACAGGGCGCGCCGCTCGAGATCTACCGGCATCCGGCCAATGCCTTCGTGGCGCGCTTCATCGGCAGTCCGCAGATGAACCTCTTCGCGGGCGAGATCGGCCCGGGGCCGGCGGTGCGCGCCGGGTCCCTGGTGCTGCCGCTGTCGCACGTGCCCGGCGTGCGTTCCCCGCCGGCGACAGGCGCGGTGCAGCTCGGCCTGCGGCCCGAAGAAATCCAGCTGAAACCGTTCCAGAACTCCATCGCCGTACCCGCGACGGTGGAACTCGTGGAGCATCTCGGGCACGGCGCCATCGTTCACTACGCGCTCGAGCACTCGCAGAAGCTGGTGGGCCTCGAATCGCGGGATACCAGCGTCGGCGCCGGTTGGCGCGGGAACGTGCACGTCAACCTCGAAGGCATCAAACTATTCGACGCGCAGACCGGCGCGTCGCTGCTCGACCGCGCATGA
- a CDS encoding carbohydrate ABC transporter permease — translation MIRALRTPLPYLGLVLLLLLLVFPIYWLILSSLKHQGDFFTSPAVFLPSELTLDHYRAVVTDPFNRHYLFNTAVVAIASTILATVIGMATAYVLARIRLPFRLNRVLLVWILVNRLFPPVSFAIPYYLLIRELGLIDTRFALVLSNTAAAIPFVVWTMLAYFQDLPKEIERAAMVDGCTLLQRFVRIVMPMSVTSMVITGIFVFIYAWNELLYALTLTVLKARTVPVAIAGYVGDNALAWGQMSAFGVISFLPVMIAVLLVQRHIVRGLTFGAVKA, via the coding sequence ATGATTAGGGCGCTGCGCACGCCCCTGCCGTATCTCGGCCTCGTGCTGCTCCTGCTGCTGCTCGTGTTCCCTATCTACTGGCTGATCCTGAGCTCGCTGAAGCACCAGGGAGACTTCTTCACGTCACCCGCGGTTTTCCTGCCTTCGGAGCTGACGCTGGACCACTACCGCGCGGTGGTCACCGATCCTTTCAATCGTCACTACCTCTTCAACACGGCGGTCGTCGCGATAGCGAGCACGATACTGGCGACGGTAATCGGCATGGCGACCGCCTACGTACTCGCCCGCATCCGGCTGCCGTTCCGGTTGAACCGCGTGCTGCTGGTCTGGATCCTGGTCAATCGGCTGTTTCCGCCGGTGAGCTTTGCGATTCCCTACTACCTGCTCATCCGCGAGCTCGGTCTGATCGATACGCGATTCGCCCTGGTGCTCTCGAATACGGCGGCCGCCATTCCCTTCGTGGTGTGGACGATGCTGGCCTATTTCCAGGATCTGCCGAAGGAGATCGAGCGCGCCGCGATGGTGGATGGCTGCACGCTGCTGCAGCGCTTCGTGCGCATCGTCATGCCGATGTCCGTGACCAGCATGGTCATCACCGGAATCTTCGTCTTCATCTACGCATGGAACGAGCTGCTGTATGCGCTCACGCTGACCGTGCTGAAGGCGCGCACGGTGCCCGTCGCGATTGCGGGCTACGTGGGCGACAACGCGCTCGCCTGGGGCCAGATGAGCGCATTCGGTGTCATTTCATTCCTGCCCGTCATGATTGCCGTGCTGCTGGTGCAGCGGCACATCGTGCGCGGGCTGACTTTCGGCGCGGTAAAGGCGTAA